In Drosophila nasuta strain 15112-1781.00 chromosome 2R, ASM2355853v1, whole genome shotgun sequence, a single genomic region encodes these proteins:
- the LOC132785040 gene encoding leucine-rich melanocyte differentiation-associated protein isoform X2: MRIGQNIWDLSYNCLKDLSWLGEFEQLRYLVLDSNRMHESQLRTLNKPLPQLEVLMLNKNEFSDLTATIKLIRRLFPNLQYLSLHGNPICPDGLNLQPFSSYLKYDYDNFIAQSLSKLKFLDHGLVQRSYSYESFPRYPITTTTRL, encoded by the exons ATGCGGATTGGACAGAACATTTGGGATTTAAGTTACAATTGCCTCAAGGATCTTTCGTGGCTGGGTGAATTTGAGCAACTGCGTTATCTGGTGCTGGACAGCAACCGAATGCACGAGTCTCAACTGCGAACACTGAACAAACCATTGCCGCAACTAGAGGTGCTCATGTTGAACAAAAATGAG TTCAGCGATTTGACTGCAACGATTAAGCTTATCAGAAGACTCTTCCCCAACCTACAATACCTCAGTCTGCACGGCAATCCCATTTGTCCCGATGGCCTCAATCTGCAGCCATTCTCCAGTTACTTAAAATACGACTACGA CAATTTCATTGCCCAGTCGTTGAGCAAGCTAAAGTTTTTGGATCACGGTCTGGTACAGCGATCTTATAGCTATGAAAGTTTTCCGCGCTACCcaattacaactacaactcGACTTTAG
- the LOC132785040 gene encoding leucine-rich melanocyte differentiation-associated protein isoform X3, whose amino-acid sequence MRIGQNIWDLSYNCLKDLSWLGEFEQLRYLVLDSNRMHESQLRTLNKPLPQLEVLMLNKNEFSDLTATIKLIRRLFPNLQYLSLHGNPICPDGLNLQPFSSYLKYDYEYYSR is encoded by the exons ATGCGGATTGGACAGAACATTTGGGATTTAAGTTACAATTGCCTCAAGGATCTTTCGTGGCTGGGTGAATTTGAGCAACTGCGTTATCTGGTGCTGGACAGCAACCGAATGCACGAGTCTCAACTGCGAACACTGAACAAACCATTGCCGCAACTAGAGGTGCTCATGTTGAACAAAAATGAG TTCAGCGATTTGACTGCAACGATTAAGCTTATCAGAAGACTCTTCCCCAACCTACAATACCTCAGTCTGCACGGCAATCCCATTTGTCCCGATGGCCTCAATCTGCAGCCATTCTCCAGTTACTTAAAATACGACTACGAGTACTACAG TCGTTGA
- the LOC132787590 gene encoding uncharacterized protein LOC132787590 isoform X3, which produces MELIRKYKEGKLTTGDIRKLNHIVICLMVLVAIFSIIWGVSLHMLSGDFYDGIISAKIVFKERNFASMDNRSKEIFLQDLQSVAYEPIVKPESLKTVSPAAETKRPKYKFEHIYESKENAPLLARLVSQQEQQIEERTTTTTAPPTIAPNAEADHKFLATQSIDVHGTRWSRDLGAQFVYGFPVLSEIMAIIWTAMCLIFQTGNKKTSVLPKPWRIVVPSIAIFTLMSLGSTAYTILTNGYLKRLCGNLRENLTNPLAVSCGDAIALLRPFIHEHRVSHDAYLDLFRISYIISMLLWILALLVMLLRYIFAVDFQLVDIDDMFDRRPVELQPIQPVYTEVLQGSPEHCQQRGKTKSEEDYQSAKSRLSDVAMPLIELRAQEQPQTKSHLTTVT; this is translated from the exons ATGGAGCTGATAAGAAAATACAAAGAAGGAAAACTAACAACTGGCGATATACGTAAATTGAATC ATATAGTAATATGTCTCATGGTGCTGGTGGCGATATTCTCCATAATCTGGGGCGTTTCATTGCACATGCTGTCTGGGGATTTCTACGATGGAATCATCAGTGCCAAAATAGTATTTAAGGAGCGCAATTTCGCCTCAATGGACAACAGAAGCAAAGAGATATTCTTGCAGGATCTACAGAGTGTTGCCTATGAGCCAATAGTGAAGCCCGAATCCTTAAAGACTGTTAGCC cagcagcagaaacaaagAGGCCAAAGTATAAGTTCGAACATATCTACGAGTCGAAGGAGAATGCTCCGCTCTTGGCACGTTTGGTCAGTCAACAGGAGCAGCAAATAGAggaacgaacaacaacaacaactgctccGCCAACCATTGCGCCAAATGCTGAGGCGGATCACAAGTTTCTGGCCACAC AGTCCATAGATGTGCATGGGACGCGTTGGAGTCGCGACTTGGGTGCCCAGTTTGTATATGGTTTTCCAGTGTTATCGGAAATCATGGCCATCATTTGGACGGCAATGTGCCTCATCTTCCAAACGGGCAATAAGAAAACATC CGTACTGCCGAAACCTTGGCGCATTGTAGTGCCCTCCATTGCCATCTTCACGCTGATGAGCTTGGGCAGCACTGCCTACACGATACTGACCAATGGCTATCTGAAGCGTCTGTGCGGCAACTTGCGGGAGAATCTCACGAATCCATTGGCAGTCAG CTGTGGTGATGCGATTGCCTTGCTGCGGCCTTTCATACACGAGCACAGAGTCTCTCATGATGCGTATTTGGATCTATTTCGTATCAGCTATATCATCAGCATGCTGCTGTGGATCCTTGCACTCTTGGTCATGTTGCTGCGTTACATCTTCGCTGTTGACTTCCAGTTGGTTGATATCGATGATATGTTTGATCGACGCCCCGTTGAACTGCAGCCAATACAACCAGTTTACACGGAGGTGTTGCAGGGCAGCCCCGAGCATTGCCAGCAAAGGGGCAAAACCAAGTCCGAGGAGGATTATCAGAGTGCCAAGTCGCGACTCAGCGACGTGGCAATGCCTCTGATTGAGTTGAGGGCACAGGAGCAGCCGCAGACAAAAAGTCACTTGACCACAGTCACCTAA
- the LOC132787590 gene encoding uncharacterized protein LOC132787590 isoform X2 — MAVDTLKSAPQRIRQIGESLQMLTKEAHREVLRCEYIVICLMVLVAIFSIIWGVSLHMLSGDFYDGIISAKIVFKERNFASMDNRSKEIFLQDLQSVAYEPIVKPESLKTVSPAETKRPKYKFEHIYESKENAPLLARLVSQQEQQIEERTTTTTAPPTIAPNAEADHKFLATQSIDVHGTRWSRDLGAQFVYGFPVLSEIMAIIWTAMCLIFQTGNKKTSVLPKPWRIVVPSIAIFTLMSLGSTAYTILTNGYLKRLCGNLRENLTNPLAVSCGDAIALLRPFIHEHRVSHDAYLDLFRISYIISMLLWILALLVMLLRYIFAVDFQLVDIDDMFDRRPVELQPIQPVYTEVLQGSPEHCQQRGKTKSEEDYQSAKSRLSDVAMPLIELRAQEQPQTKSHLTTVT; from the exons ATGGCTGTCGATACGTTGAAGAGTGCGCCGCAAAGGATACGCCAGATAGGCGAGAGCCTGCAGATGCTCACCAAGGAGGCGCATCGCGAGGTTCTACGCTGTGAAT ATATAGTAATATGTCTCATGGTGCTGGTGGCGATATTCTCCATAATCTGGGGCGTTTCATTGCACATGCTGTCTGGGGATTTCTACGATGGAATCATCAGTGCCAAAATAGTATTTAAGGAGCGCAATTTCGCCTCAATGGACAACAGAAGCAAAGAGATATTCTTGCAGGATCTACAGAGTGTTGCCTATGAGCCAATAGTGAAGCCCGAATCCTTAAAGACTGTTAGCC cagcagaaacaaagAGGCCAAAGTATAAGTTCGAACATATCTACGAGTCGAAGGAGAATGCTCCGCTCTTGGCACGTTTGGTCAGTCAACAGGAGCAGCAAATAGAggaacgaacaacaacaacaactgctccGCCAACCATTGCGCCAAATGCTGAGGCGGATCACAAGTTTCTGGCCACAC AGTCCATAGATGTGCATGGGACGCGTTGGAGTCGCGACTTGGGTGCCCAGTTTGTATATGGTTTTCCAGTGTTATCGGAAATCATGGCCATCATTTGGACGGCAATGTGCCTCATCTTCCAAACGGGCAATAAGAAAACATC CGTACTGCCGAAACCTTGGCGCATTGTAGTGCCCTCCATTGCCATCTTCACGCTGATGAGCTTGGGCAGCACTGCCTACACGATACTGACCAATGGCTATCTGAAGCGTCTGTGCGGCAACTTGCGGGAGAATCTCACGAATCCATTGGCAGTCAG CTGTGGTGATGCGATTGCCTTGCTGCGGCCTTTCATACACGAGCACAGAGTCTCTCATGATGCGTATTTGGATCTATTTCGTATCAGCTATATCATCAGCATGCTGCTGTGGATCCTTGCACTCTTGGTCATGTTGCTGCGTTACATCTTCGCTGTTGACTTCCAGTTGGTTGATATCGATGATATGTTTGATCGACGCCCCGTTGAACTGCAGCCAATACAACCAGTTTACACGGAGGTGTTGCAGGGCAGCCCCGAGCATTGCCAGCAAAGGGGCAAAACCAAGTCCGAGGAGGATTATCAGAGTGCCAAGTCGCGACTCAGCGACGTGGCAATGCCTCTGATTGAGTTGAGGGCACAGGAGCAGCCGCAGACAAAAAGTCACTTGACCACAGTCACCTAA
- the LOC132785040 gene encoding leucine-rich melanocyte differentiation-associated protein isoform X1, translated as MRIGQNIWDLSYNCLKDLSWLGEFEQLRYLVLDSNRMHESQLRTLNKPLPQLEVLMLNKNEFSDLTATIKLIRRLFPNLQYLSLHGNPICPDGLNLQPFSSYLKYDYEYYSNFIAQSLSKLKFLDHGLVQRSYSYESFPRYPITTTTRL; from the exons ATGCGGATTGGACAGAACATTTGGGATTTAAGTTACAATTGCCTCAAGGATCTTTCGTGGCTGGGTGAATTTGAGCAACTGCGTTATCTGGTGCTGGACAGCAACCGAATGCACGAGTCTCAACTGCGAACACTGAACAAACCATTGCCGCAACTAGAGGTGCTCATGTTGAACAAAAATGAG TTCAGCGATTTGACTGCAACGATTAAGCTTATCAGAAGACTCTTCCCCAACCTACAATACCTCAGTCTGCACGGCAATCCCATTTGTCCCGATGGCCTCAATCTGCAGCCATTCTCCAGTTACTTAAAATACGACTACGAGTACTACAG CAATTTCATTGCCCAGTCGTTGAGCAAGCTAAAGTTTTTGGATCACGGTCTGGTACAGCGATCTTATAGCTATGAAAGTTTTCCGCGCTACCcaattacaactacaactcGACTTTAG
- the LOC132787590 gene encoding uncharacterized protein LOC132787590 isoform X1, with product MAVDTLKSAPQRIRQIGESLQMLTKEAHREVLRCEYIVICLMVLVAIFSIIWGVSLHMLSGDFYDGIISAKIVFKERNFASMDNRSKEIFLQDLQSVAYEPIVKPESLKTVSPAAETKRPKYKFEHIYESKENAPLLARLVSQQEQQIEERTTTTTAPPTIAPNAEADHKFLATQSIDVHGTRWSRDLGAQFVYGFPVLSEIMAIIWTAMCLIFQTGNKKTSVLPKPWRIVVPSIAIFTLMSLGSTAYTILTNGYLKRLCGNLRENLTNPLAVSCGDAIALLRPFIHEHRVSHDAYLDLFRISYIISMLLWILALLVMLLRYIFAVDFQLVDIDDMFDRRPVELQPIQPVYTEVLQGSPEHCQQRGKTKSEEDYQSAKSRLSDVAMPLIELRAQEQPQTKSHLTTVT from the exons ATGGCTGTCGATACGTTGAAGAGTGCGCCGCAAAGGATACGCCAGATAGGCGAGAGCCTGCAGATGCTCACCAAGGAGGCGCATCGCGAGGTTCTACGCTGTGAAT ATATAGTAATATGTCTCATGGTGCTGGTGGCGATATTCTCCATAATCTGGGGCGTTTCATTGCACATGCTGTCTGGGGATTTCTACGATGGAATCATCAGTGCCAAAATAGTATTTAAGGAGCGCAATTTCGCCTCAATGGACAACAGAAGCAAAGAGATATTCTTGCAGGATCTACAGAGTGTTGCCTATGAGCCAATAGTGAAGCCCGAATCCTTAAAGACTGTTAGCC cagcagcagaaacaaagAGGCCAAAGTATAAGTTCGAACATATCTACGAGTCGAAGGAGAATGCTCCGCTCTTGGCACGTTTGGTCAGTCAACAGGAGCAGCAAATAGAggaacgaacaacaacaacaactgctccGCCAACCATTGCGCCAAATGCTGAGGCGGATCACAAGTTTCTGGCCACAC AGTCCATAGATGTGCATGGGACGCGTTGGAGTCGCGACTTGGGTGCCCAGTTTGTATATGGTTTTCCAGTGTTATCGGAAATCATGGCCATCATTTGGACGGCAATGTGCCTCATCTTCCAAACGGGCAATAAGAAAACATC CGTACTGCCGAAACCTTGGCGCATTGTAGTGCCCTCCATTGCCATCTTCACGCTGATGAGCTTGGGCAGCACTGCCTACACGATACTGACCAATGGCTATCTGAAGCGTCTGTGCGGCAACTTGCGGGAGAATCTCACGAATCCATTGGCAGTCAG CTGTGGTGATGCGATTGCCTTGCTGCGGCCTTTCATACACGAGCACAGAGTCTCTCATGATGCGTATTTGGATCTATTTCGTATCAGCTATATCATCAGCATGCTGCTGTGGATCCTTGCACTCTTGGTCATGTTGCTGCGTTACATCTTCGCTGTTGACTTCCAGTTGGTTGATATCGATGATATGTTTGATCGACGCCCCGTTGAACTGCAGCCAATACAACCAGTTTACACGGAGGTGTTGCAGGGCAGCCCCGAGCATTGCCAGCAAAGGGGCAAAACCAAGTCCGAGGAGGATTATCAGAGTGCCAAGTCGCGACTCAGCGACGTGGCAATGCCTCTGATTGAGTTGAGGGCACAGGAGCAGCCGCAGACAAAAAGTCACTTGACCACAGTCACCTAA
- the LOC132787589 gene encoding aldehyde dehydrogenase X, mitochondrial, whose translation MANPNALPKYTKIFINNEFVDAASGKTFATSNPATGKEIIQVAEGDKADVDLAVAAAKKAFHRDSAWRKMSPLQRTNLMHKLCSLMERDKEFLASIETQDNGKPYAEALFDVTISIMTLQYYAGWTDKFFGDTIPAGGFVAMTRKEPIGVVGQIIPWNYPLLMLAWKWGPALAVGCTIVMKPAEQTPLTALHMAALAKEAGFPAGVINVINGFGPTAGAAISEHPQIAKVAFTGSVDIGRIVMQAAATTNLKRVSLELGGKSPVVVFEDADIDYAVDTAHEALFSNHGQSCCAGSRTYVHEKIYDKFVEKAAAKAKARKVGNPFEENVLQGPQIDDEMMTKVLGYIESGQKQGAKLQAGGKRIGNVGYFIEPTVFSDVKDDMRIAQEEIFGPVQSIFKFSCIDEMIERANNVNFGLAAGIITNDINKAMKFANSVDAGSVWINCYDAVLPQTPFGGYKHSGIGRELGKDGLDNYLETKTITMKLL comes from the exons ATGGCAAATCCTAACGCACTTCCCAAGTACACTAAA ATCTTTATCAACAATGAGTTTGTTGATGCCGCCTCTGGCAAGACCTTTGCCACATCCAATCCAGCAACGGGCAAAGAGATCATTCAAGTTGCCGAGGGCGATAAG GCTGATGTGGATCTGGCTGTAGCTGCTGCCAAGAAGGCCTTCCATCGTGATTCCGCCTGGCGTAAAATGAGTCCACTGCAACGCACCAACTTGATGCACAA GCTCTGCTCTCTCATGGAGCGCGATAAGGAATTCCTGGCCAGCATCGAGACCCAGGACAATGGCAAACCCTATGCGGAGGCACTCTTTGACGTGACCATCTCGATCATGACGCTGCAATACTATGCCGGCTGGACCGACAAGTTCTTTGGCGACACAATTCCAGCCGGTGGCTTCGTTGCGATGACGCGCAAGGAACCCATTGGTGTGGTGGGTCAAATCATTCCCTGGAACTATCCACTCTTGATGTTGGCCTGGAAGTGGGGACCCGCTCTTGCCGTTGGCTGCACCATTGTGATGAAGCCAGCGGAGCAAACGCCGCTTACTGCGCTCCACATGGCTGCCCTAGCCAAGGAAGCTGGCTTCCCTGCGGGTGTCATCAATGTGATCAATGGTTTTGGACCAACGGCTGGTGCGGCCATCAGTGAGCATCCCCAGATCGCCAAGGTGGCATTCACGGGCTCTGTGGACATTGGACGCATTGTCATGcaggcagcagccacaactaATTTGAAACGCGTCTCCCTCGAGCTGGGCGGCAAGAGTCCTGTGGTGGTCTTCGAGGATGCCGATA TTGACTACGCTGTGGATACCGCACACGAAGCTTTGTTCTCCAATCATGGCCAGAGCTGTTGTGCCGGCAGTCGCACCTATGTTCATGAGAAGATATACGACAAGTTTGTGGAGAAAGCCGCTGCCAAGGCAAAGGCACGCAAGGTGGGCAATCCCTTCGAGGAGAATGTGCTGCAGGGACCACAGATCGATGATGAGATGATGACCAAGGTGCTGGGCTACATTGAGAGCGGACAGAAGCAGGGCGCCAAGCTGCAGGCAGGTGGCAAGCGCATTGGCAATGTGGGTTACTTCATTGAGCCCACAGTCTTCTCGGATGTTAAGGATGACATGCGCATTGCTCAGGAGGAG ATCTTTGGCCCCGTTCAGTCCATCTTCAAATTCAGCTGCATCGACGAGATGATTGAACGTGCCAACAATGTGAACTTTGGCCTCGCTGCCGGCATCATCACCAATGACATCAACAAGGCCATGAAGTTTGCCAACAGCGTCGATGCTGGTTCTGTGTGGATCAACTGCTACGATGCCGTCCTGCCCCAGACGCCATTCGGTGGCTACAAGCACTCGGGCATTGGTCGTGAACTGGGCAAGGATGGCCTCGATAATTATTTGGAGACCAAGACCATTACAATGAAATTGCTGTAA